In one window of Clarias gariepinus isolate MV-2021 ecotype Netherlands chromosome 10, CGAR_prim_01v2, whole genome shotgun sequence DNA:
- the LOC128531917 gene encoding cytochrome P450 2F2-like, whose amino-acid sequence MLGSFIFVGFCICLFFFLIRIQKPKNFPPGPRPLPIVGNLLHFNINNPLKDLKLLAERYGNVYGLYLGRSPAVVLNGLKAIKEALVTKSADFSGRPQNLLISHMMEGKGVILADYGPAWKEHRRFAIMTLRNFGMGKQSMENRILGEIEHIVAKLEQHAGSVLHPQTLFHDAASNIIYLMLSGTRYEYGEETLNKSVKWITEITKILNGPWSLIYDTLPWIRSLPLPFIKLFKNNNLLKEMTMNMIKSHKTTRVRGEPRDFVDCYLNDLDMGKIGSTFNEDQLVMYILNLHMAGTDTTSNTLLTAFLYLMAYPDIQGSTFTSLHFIIKFCCIDILFLERCQQEIDEVLQGKSNVSFEDRHNMPYTQAVIHECQRIANITPLSVFHSTTRDTELMGYSIPKGTIIIPNLSSVLSEEGQWKFPNEFNPSNFLNGEGQFEKPEAFVPFSAGPRLCLGEGLARMELFLILVALLQRFQFIWPEDAGDPDFTPVFGITLTPKPYKMGIRLRQTAREI is encoded by the exons ATGTTGGGCTCCTTTATTTTTGTTGGATTTTGCATCTGCCTCTTTTTCTTCCTAATCAGGATCCAAAAGCCAAAGAACTTCCCCCCTGGGCCCCGACCCCTACCCATAGTTGGCAACCTTCTTCATTTTAACATCAACAATCCTTTGAAAGACTTAAAATTG TTGGCTGAGCGTTATGGGAATGTTTATGGCCTCTATCTTGGAAGAAGCCCAGCTGTTGTACTTAACGGTTTGAAAGCTATAAAAGAAGCTCTGGTGACTAAATCTGCAGATTTTTCTGGACGCCCACAAAATTTGCTAATCAGCCATATGATGGAAGGAAAAG GAGTCATACTAGCTGATTATGGTCCTGCATGGAAGGAGCATCGGCGCTTTGCTATCATGACCTTGAGGAACTTTGGTATGGGAAAACAGTCTATGGAGAACAGGATTCTGGGAGAAATTGAACATATTGTTGCAAAACTGGAACAGCATGCGG GAAGTGTCTTACATCCTCAGACTTTGTTCCATGATGCAGCATCAAATATCATCTACCTGATGTTGTCTGGCACTCGATATGAATACGGTGAAGAAACCCTTAATAAATCTGTTAAATGGATTACTGAAATTACCAAGATTCTTAATGGACCTTGGTCATTG atctATGATACACTTCCATGGATAAGATCTCTGCCTCTTCCttttataaaattgtttaaaaacaacaatttacTTAAAGAAATGACAATGAACATGATCAAATCCCACAAGACAACAAGAGTCCGAGGAGAGCCGAGAGACTTTGTCGACTGCTATCTGAATGATCTTGATAtg GGAAAAATAGGATCCACATTCAATGAAGACCAATTggtaatgtacattttaaatctgCATATGGCTGGAACTGATACCACGTCCAACACCCTTCTTACAGCTTTCCTCTACCTCATGGCTTATCCAGACATTCAGGGTTCAACCTTTACTTCATTGCACTTTATTATTAAGTTTTGTTGCATAGAC ATATTGTTTTTAGAGAGATGTCAGCAGGAGATTGATGAGGTTCTACAGGGAAAATCTAATGTGTCTTTTGAGGACAGACACAACATGCCGTACACACAGGCTGTAATCCATGAGTGTCAGCGCATCGCCAACATCACCCCTCTGAGTGTATTCCACTCAACTACAAGAGATACTGAACTGATGGGCTACAGCATCCCAAAG GGAACTATTATCATCCCAAACCTCTCGTCAGTGCTGAGTGAAGAAGGCCAATGGAAGTTTCCTAATGAGTTCAACCCATCAAACTTCCTCAATGGAGAAGGACAGTTTGAGAAGCCTGAGGCATTTGTACCATTTTCTGCTG ggCCTCGTTTATGTCTGGGTGAAGGTCTGGCTCGCATGGAGCTCTTTCTTATCTTGGTCGCCCTGCTTCAACGCTTTCAGTTCATTTGGCCTGAAGATGCAGGAGACCCAGATTTCACTCCTGtgtttggaatcacacttacACCCAAACCATACAAGATGGGAATTAGGCTGAGACAGACAGCTAGAGAAATCTAG